The sequence taaatttagacactttaatgtcggttttccaccgacattaaaggtccatttaatttttttttaataatttttttttgtggaaaaaataacatttctctctcttactttaccttttcgaCCGTCTGCTGCTATACGAAATCATATTCGACATTCCCTCTCGTCTTCTCCGAACGATTCCcatccatttcttctccgaacgattcccatccatttcttctccgatcaACGCCACCATTTTCATCGAcgccaccatttctatcgcTGATACCATTTTTATCTTCTCCAATCGTtctgttcgcccacccttggaatcaaattcggccgcatttctctccttctaaagaaactcatccgctcgtccgcgttcacagcaaccagcaaccaggttcggccacccttggaatcaaattcgtccgcgttcacaaaaaatatcctctcacattctcattctccctctcacattcacagcagcgacggtaaaatttccatcttctttcaagtggtcgtgattttaatttggggtttttagcatgttttaatGTATTGTACTTGTTCATTCTTGTTCATCAATTCGAAATTTTAATGTATTATTTTTAGGTTTTAGCTGTTACCAGGATATATATGGAAGATTAACaatgtattagttttaggtttgaGCTGTTGTGGTAATTGAATGTGTGTTTTCTTATTACTATCAAAAGGGCTTGCTCCGGAGATTCCTGAGGATCTTTACCATTTGATTAAGAAGGTTGTCTCGATTAGAAAGCATTTGGAAAGAAACAGGGACAAAGACTCCAAGGTACAGTACTCTATACCCACTTTATATAGTAATCAATTAGGGATTATAATGTAGATTAATTGAAGATGAATGGACATTAGCCATAGTTAGAAATGAATATATCGTCAGAGATAGGGAGATTAGGAAAACTATCAATTTTGTGATGAAGTTAGTGGGCAATTCTGTGAGCAAACTTGTCTCTCAGTCTCTTTCACCTTTCTGTAAGTGATTTCATGTAGGAGAGGAGAAATTTCAGTCTCTTTCATgggatgtttttatttttaattacctTTCTTTGGTCTTTAATGGCGTTGTGCGTGATTTTGGTGGAGTTTAACTACAGCCACAAACACTTTTTGATGTTAAATTCAGTAGTCTGGATATAATAATCACTAGAACAAAAGCTTTAGATCATTTTGATGATGTTGGTCTTGTCTATAGGAGAAATTTTAGGCTAAATATCTCACACTGCTTTAGGGATAGATgaatttttatgtttgatttgttgaaagtttttctttttgaatggtAATTTACATTTACACTTTCTAGCATGACTGGTCTTTAATACTTTTGAATATTTGATCAAGGTTTGAATGATTCCATGGTTTCATTCTTGCTTGAAAGAGTAGGTTTAATTACCCTTCTTTGGTCTTTAATGGCGTTGTGTGTGATTTTGGTGGAGTTTAACTACAGCCACAAACACTTTTTGATGTTAAATTCAGTAGTCTGGATATAATAATCACTAGAACAAAAGCTTTAGATCATTCTGATGATGTTGGTCTTGTCTATAGGAGaaattttaggctaaatttcTCACACTGCTTTAGGGATAGATgaatttttatgtttgatttgttGAAAGTTTTTCTCTTTGAATGGTAATTTACATTTACACTTTCTAGCATGACTGGTCTTTAGTACTTTTGAATATTTGATCAAGGTTTGAATGATTCCATGGTTTCATTCTTGCTTGAAAGAGTAGGTTTAATTACCCTTCTTTGGTCTTTAATGGCGTTGTGTGTGATTTTGGTGGAGTTTAACTACAGCCACAAACACTTTTTGATGTTAAATTCAGTAGTCTGGATATAATAATCACTAGAACAAAAGCTTTAGATCATTCTGATGATGTTGGTCTTGTCTATAGGAGaaattttaggctaaatttcTCACACTGCTTTAGGGATAGATgaatttttatgtttgatttgttgaaagtttttctttttgaatggtAATTTACATTTACACTTTCTAGCATGACTGGTCTTTAATACTTTTGAATATTTGATCAAGGTTTGAATGATTCCATGGTTTCATTCTTGCTTGAAAGAGTAGGTTTAAATTACATCTTGCATGTTAGGCTGTGGTTTGAATTGATCACTATTTTAGTTTGACAGTGGTAGAGATTATTGATGCAGGAACATAATGTCATAGTCTTAATTTGGTTTCAAGATTGTTTGCAAAAGATTCAATCCAGATAAAAGAAATCTACGTCTAGGTGTTGTGTATTAActacttgaaaagtcaaacatGCGTGTTCAACAATACCTTTGATGAAATATTTTCTCTAAAACTTCTCTTAGTTAATAACTTTCATATTCGATCACCTTTATTTACTTTcttagtttagtttagtttaagtttatcTAACAATATAACCACAAAAGATCAAAACCGAAAGTAATTAAACTTTCCAAATGAGAGTATATTTGGAGAAGGAAATAAACTATTTTCAGGATTTAGAAAGTAGATGCTCATAAACTGTGAAGTGCATGTTCGTTCATGCATTTTTCACCGAAAGTTTCCATCAATGATTGTGTTTTATGAAATAGTGTAGCATTCAAATCTATTAACACATGATTGTTTGGATTGGATGTgtttatttgttaagccaaaTCATCCAGCTGGTAGGCACACAGAGCCTGGGTGATGTTGACTGAATACCCAGCTCTCAAATTTATGATCATTTTTAgtcttttaaatttaatattcaCATGAGAATGATCTTGTGTGTTGATTTGGATGTGTTGTTactttattaatattttcaatgaattttaagACATTAATTGACAAAGTTAAAAGTTTAAGGGAAAAGgttttattaatatataaaaaacataGAAGTTGTATTTATTACgtttaataaatatttgatGTAAAATTTcactagaaaaaaaaagagtattccCTCTCTCTCAATGCACAACAATGAAGATTTTCAATACATCATTCTTTTATACTTTCTCTTATTAGCTCTTTAAGAGTAATGGGCCAAAGAAGCGTGGTGTTCTTAGTTGTGGAGCTTTGAGCTAGCTCAATCTTTCAATGTATAATGGTTTGAGTTGTACAACTTTTCAACGAGGTTTGTTGTATCTAAGAAGAGATAGGTCATTGAAATATTTGTTGCACACTATAGTTGATATGAAAAGATACAATGCATACCATAAATATCAGGGCTTGAATCTTTTTAAAGAGAGTGAGATATCGCCACATCAACCTATTTGTTTATGTCCTTATTTTCTTAATATGCTAacttcattttcttttgttatttgtaATTGCTCCATCAAATTTAAGGAGATTAAGAGAAATCTACTATTGAGAAATCGAACAAAAATGTTGAAGATCTCAACAAGCCATTTCAATTTATAGATAGCACACACTTTAAAACATGGATAGAGAAAGtgtaagcgtctttattatggacgctttatttACTTATGTGGAATATGAGATGagaatattaaagttttaacttttgagCTTAATATTATAAACAATATGTGTGAGATGAGTTATGCTCATCATTTTACTAACAATTTTAGTTTAAGTGTAATTGAAATCCTAACTTTGACACTTcccttatttatttttcattcttttattctctatgatatatttagtccaaagaacaaattatataaaaatcattGATCATTCATGTTGGATTCGCAACATAAAACCACAACAATAGTTATTAGTTTAGTTAACTTTAAAGAgtgattaaaaaaatgataaaaatgattttaatcatttttagaATCATTCTCAAACATGCCTTATTAGAGTActtaatattatgttttatttactTATGTGATCTTTTAGCCATCTTATCGTAACAAGTAATTGTTGTTGATTTTATGACTATTtagttgtttttcattttcttgcaaaatatgagatgagaatattaaagttttaacttttgagCTTAATATTATAAACAATATGTGTGAGATGAgttatgcttatcattttactaacaattttagcttaatattattgtagtttcttttcggtttatatagaacttgttagtttttggaatgtgggttcagtttaagtttacttaatttcgttattttctcgattttttttgtagattaaattgcatcttatataatatggataagtcgtggatgcaaaagaatagaacgtcatctgagtatgcttatggggttgagatgtttattaaaaatgggttgaagcattcaaagacgtcgaatgtcatggcatgtccttgtttaaagtgtgtgaatgcaaaaactttagatgtgaatacaattagagatcacttgttttttaacggcatcgatcagagttatcaagaatggatttttcatggtgaatcactaccaataaatagaaacaatgaaagtgtctttagtagtgtaaaagaagaaattgacgaggatgacgttgatgacacaattggaatgtttgaggctgcacataattattttaatgacaagtcagaaaattttgaggaagttgtagatgatgccaagaaaccattatatcctaattgtacgaattttaccaaaatatctacgttgataaagttatataatttgaaagctaaatttggatggagtgataagagtttcactgagttattacaattaatttctgacatcttacctactcccaacgaatgccctacttctacttatgaagcaaaaaaaattttgtgtactcttggaatgaagtacgagaagattcatgcttgtaggaatgattgttgcttgtttaggaaagaactgtccgatgcaaatgtatgcccctcttgtggtatgtcaagatggaagattcctaaaaattcaaagaaggaggttaagaatgttccagtgaaagtcatgtggtatttctctccaattccaagatttgaaagaatgtttcgaagcaaagaaacatcaaaattattgacgtggcatgacagaaaaagagaagtgaatgatctattacaacatccaaaagatgcattatcatggaaaaaaatagacaatttatggccagagtttgggtcagaacctagaaatctacgtcttgctctttccacagatggggtaaatccgcatggagatcttagcagtagatacagttgttggccagttatgttagtgacatacaacttacctccatggttgtgtatgaagcgaaaatttttgatgttgaccgcactaatatctggtcccaaacaaccgggaaatgaaatagatgtttatttagctccgttagttgatgatttgaaaatactttggcatgatggggtggaatgttacgatgcatatcaagatcaatGTTTCAGGCTAAAGGCTATTTTATTATGGACTATTAaagacattaaagacatctaaCCGACATTCAAAGacacctttaatgtcggttataaaccgacattaaagcccaaccgacattaaaggcctttaataacgctcacaaagatgtcggtcgccaagtgacattaaaggcctttaatgtcggttttaaaccgacattaaaggccaaatttcttgtagtggtagATATTATGCCATCGAACTTGTTAAGAGCATTATAATTATCCAACTTAGTTGTCGACTGTTTGACTGTTTTAACAAGAACCTTTCAAATAATCAAATCATTTGAGCTCATTTGTAATCattcaaataatcaaataatCGAATGAAGGTTAATTTGTaacctttcaaatattttaatgtaaattaaaagatatatatttaaatgaaaaaattgcCATAAAAAAGTAATAGTGGAGATTCTTatgataaaaagattaaaaaagaaaaaaaaagtctaaATGTGCATATCACACTTCACAAATCTAGTACATACAATAACCTTGAGATTAGAAGTTCGAACTTCCAATCCACATATATGGTTATAtctatatgtatgtatatgtgtatataaatttatatatatatgtttatatagTATAAGTAGTATATGGAAAAGGAATGGTTTTAGAAATGAAGATCAATCTATTTAGAAACAAACAAATTTCATGATTTGAAAATAAGTTTAAACAATAAAAGACAAGCACAAGTATGAAACTATTGGTAAGAATCTCATATTGAAAAAACTAAAGGGATCCATGATATATCAAATATGATAACCCTAATTTAGACTCATAATATCCGTTGTTTATAAGATAAGATGGTCGAAACCTTTTCTTATTGTAAATTGGTTTTAAGATGAAACCCATAATATCAATTATGGTATCAGAGTAGGTGGTACAACAAGATCATGTGTGCATACCCCTGTACTCACTTATTTGGttattttcatatttcaaaTCACAAATGAGAGGAAGAATGCTTTTGAGTCAGTCACATTAAATGTGGTATCTATATATATTGACACTAATATAAACACAAACAACtcttatattaaaaatatacttAAGAACAAATGCATATATACCCCGATCCTCATAATCATAGTTAACAAGAGAATAGCTCCATATGGACAAGACATCAATTACCATTCTAAATGTCTATAATTCAATCCTCCATAAAAAATTCCATTTTAACCTTCGAGTTTTGAAGAATATGTAAGTTTGGTTCCTGAATTTTCAATGTGTATATTTTTAATATCAGAAGTAGAGGTTTTTTAGGATGGATGCACTTAATCCTAAGCTACGACTAAAAAGGTGATTAGGACccacatatatatttttgaaagaaaCCACGGCTAAAAAGTTGTGTTTTGATTCAAGACGAAAGACACAAACATCTCTAAAATTGGACAGGAAAAGCATAATTTTGtcaaaagaacaaaaaagaaagtacatgattgcagtatatattttaataaagaaataaattattaataaaaatctTAGAAGCTATCTACATTGTCACTCTCCCCCTCTCAGATCAAGTGATATTATAATATCCCTAACATCTTTTTCACTATTTTAAAGATCCCATTGTAATTATAAAATGATGTATACAAGCCTCAAAAACCCtattatgtgtatatatatatccttTTTTATTGCAGGCCAAACAACAAGCTTGTGTTTGTCAATATGAATATTTTGCTGGCCAATCAACACTTTCTACGTCTGTGtgaatctatatatatatatatatatatatatatatatatataatgcagGCCAAACAACAATCTAGCAAGTGTCTGAAGTTTTGGTCCTTTTACCCTTATTATTTTCGACAAAAACAATAATCATGGCATCttttcatatttataaataaCCACTATTGCAAAATGGATAATCTTTTTAGCAACTTCTAATATATAAATTATGAATTACATTCTCTCCATTCATAGATTCAAATCTTTTGAATAGAATCAAACtagattaaaaaagaaaaaagatatgaAAATGATTTGCTTGAGGAGAACTCAtttgtttcttctcttttgTGTTTCTTTGATTTGGTTATGTTCTTCTTCTGATTCTCTTCAAGATAACTTTTTGGAGTGCTTTAACTCAACATCTTATTCAAAGCATTCAATTCCCGTTTCTGAAGTGGTTTTCACTAATGAAAGTGCTTCTTTCTCCTCTTTGTTTCGGCTTTCCATTAGAAACCTAAGGTTTCTCACTACTACTTTGCCTAAACCACTGTTTTTGGTGACCCCATTCCATGAATCACATGTCCAAGCAGCCATAGTTTGTGCTAGGGAAAAGGGTTTGCAAGTTCGAGTCCGAAGTGGAGGACATGACTACGAAGGTATGAACCTAAAAGCTTAAGTTGATGTGTTAATTACCATAAACGTTTAATATTAGTGCATTAATTGTTTCATACTCGAAATAATTACTTATTGAAAATTTACAGTAATTGGAAAaagttttggtattttttaagttaagtttaaaatcaCACATTCTAAGCGGTTaaaatcatctttttcattttcgaaatcacttagaatttgttttaattttaatcttttaaaattaattttaataatataaatagtAGTGTGTTTTTAAGAGGGTAGGAATAaaggttgaattgaaattgaattatTAAAAACATGTTTGGATTAACTAAAGAAAAATTGTTTGATAAAAAAGTCATTTGTATTTAaacatttttgaaaaatttgtaTAAAATACCCATGAAAGtgttttaaaagttattttaagtAGTTGTCATATACTTAATATTTTTCTAAACGAATtctatttcaaaattaaacacttgaaaattcaaacaaaagaCAATCTAAAAAGTATACAAGATTAATTTATTTCAATGGAACATGAGTGATTTTTGAACTAGAGTGGTAGAAAGTGATTTTTGACCAATTAAATTCTTAATAATACTTCCTAGCATGTGAACTTAAAAATTAGCACGAAAGCTTAACGAAGTGACTACCGATAGTAATCAAATGTGGAAAACCTCACTCCTAGTACCATATGAAATTATCATTAAACCTAAAGCTTAAGTTGATTAGTTTCGATAAAAAATTTAACCAGGTCTCTCCTATGTATCATCCCAAGCTCCATTTATTGTAATCGATCTCATCAACCTTCGCTCCATAACAATCGACATCGAAGACGAAACAGCCTCAGTTGGGACTGGCGCCGCACTCGGTGAGTTATACTACAGAATCGCAAAGAAAAGCTCCATCCATGGCTTTCCAGCAGGAAGCTGCCCCACAGTGGGAGTGGGAGGCCATATAAGTGGAGGAGGCTTTGGAACcctttttagaaaatatggtcTTGCAGCCGACAATGTTATTGATGCTAAAATTATTGACTTTAATGGAAGAATTATGGACAGAAGCTCCATGGGTGAGGACCTTTTCTGGGCCATTAGAGGAGGTGGTGGAGCAAGTTTTGGAGTTATTTTATCATGGAAACTCAAATTAGTTTCTGTTCCTTCAATTGTCACAGTTTTCAATGTGCAAAGAACTTTAGAACAAGGAGCAACTCACCTTTTtcaaaaatggcaaaatatttCACACAAACTCGATCAAGATATTTTCCTTCATGTCACTACAAAAGTAGTTACCGATTTTCCTTCCAAAAAAACAATTAGACTTTCATTTACATCATTGTTTCTTGGACCAATTGAAAGGCTTATTCCAATAATGAAGACCCGTTTTTCAGAATTGGGATTGAAGAGAAGTGATTGCATAGAAATGAGTTGGATTCAATCGGTTCTCTTCTTTGCTGATTTTTCAATAGATACCCCACTTGAAGTTTTGATGGAGAGATCATCACCTCAAATTTCTGATGCATTTTTTACAGCAAAATCTGATTATGTTATTTCCCCAATTTCACAAAAAGGGTTGGAAGGGCTTTGGAAGAAGTTGCTTGAGGAAGAAAAATCTGAATTGATTTTGACACCATATGGGGGAAAAATGAGCCAAATTTCTGAATCACAAACCCCATTTCCACATAGAGAAGGGAGGATTTTTGGGATTCAATATTTAGCAACTTGGGATAATGCTAATGAAACTGAGAAGCATTTGAGTTGGATAAGGGAGGTTTATGCTTATATGAAACCTTATGTTTCAAAGTCTCCAAGAGCTGCTTATTTGAATTATAGGGATCTTGATTTGGGAAGAAACTATGGGAGAAATACAAGCTATGAGGAGGCCAAAGTGTGGGGTTTGAAGTATTTCAGTGATAATTTTGAGAGATTGGTGAGAGTTAAGACCAAAGTTGATCCTTCAAATTTCTTTTGGAATGAACAAAGCATTCCTCTTCTCTATCACTATGAAGATGATACAAGAATTACAAAGGTTCACTCAGGATTGGACTTTGAAATTGTTCAGGAAAGATGAAAGTTTGCAGCATTATTCATTTTCAATAGTATAACAACGGTAGGTGAGGATGAAACCTCTAACCTCTAAGGAGAAATGTCATGCCTAATTGCCATTGAGGTTAAATAACTCACTTTGGCAGTGGACGATGTGTAATGTTGTGGTTTTAGGTGGAGAGTTTTGAAGAATTTGTAGAGTATTGTATGGTTGTGGCAATGGGATTTAATATCCTATGGTTTTATGTATGTTCACGAAAAAGTATAAATTGCTTAAAGTATTGTGAGATAAAgcacttaaaaaaaaaaaaaaaaaaaaaggcttttGGTTTACATGATTGTtattagaaagaaagaataCTTGAAAGTATGGCAATGGCAGGACCCTATGTTCAATATAAAAAAATTCGaatatttctttaaaagtaaaattaaacTGCGAGTAAGAAAAGGGAGAAATATACTATTAAGTTATCAAAAATAGGTAAGCAATTTATATTTGAAGCATATTGGATTGTTTGTTAATTAGCATTTCTGGATTTACTCGAGGTTTGAAGATTAGGAATGATGCTTTTTGAAAACTTCTATTAGTTTTTCAAAAGAGTTGATCAAtatgaaaaatgaattttatttcCAAAATTATGAGCGCTCGTGGAGAAAAATTTTATAATGATATGATTTTATAgatttttttgaagaaaaat comes from Cucumis melo cultivar AY chromosome 12, USDA_Cmelo_AY_1.0, whole genome shotgun sequence and encodes:
- the LOC103488588 gene encoding tetrahydroberberine oxidase-like, which gives rise to MICLRRTHLFLLFCVSLIWLCSSSDSLQDNFLECFNSTSYSKHSIPVSEVVFTNESASFSSLFRLSIRNLRFLTTTLPKPLFLVTPFHESHVQAAIVCAREKGLQVRVRSGGHDYEGLSYVSSQAPFIVIDLINLRSITIDIEDETASVGTGAALGELYYRIAKKSSIHGFPAGSCPTVGVGGHISGGGFGTLFRKYGLAADNVIDAKIIDFNGRIMDRSSMGEDLFWAIRGGGGASFGVILSWKLKLVSVPSIVTVFNVQRTLEQGATHLFQKWQNISHKLDQDIFLHVTTKVVTDFPSKKTIRLSFTSLFLGPIERLIPIMKTRFSELGLKRSDCIEMSWIQSVLFFADFSIDTPLEVLMERSSPQISDAFFTAKSDYVISPISQKGLEGLWKKLLEEEKSELILTPYGGKMSQISESQTPFPHREGRIFGIQYLATWDNANETEKHLSWIREVYAYMKPYVSKSPRAAYLNYRDLDLGRNYGRNTSYEEAKVWGLKYFSDNFERLVRVKTKVDPSNFFWNEQSIPLLYHYEDDTRITKVHSGLDFEIVQER